The following are encoded together in the Bacillota bacterium genome:
- the aspS gene encoding aspartate--tRNA ligase, whose protein sequence is MSEAIKRTSGCGELSAEDIGREVALAGWVHRRRDHGGLIFIDLRDRSGLVQLVFNPEKNPEAHRTADGLRSEFVVAVRGAVSRRDPEQVNPKLSTGEVEVFPAEIEILNPSLTPPIYVAEAADTPAVDETTRLRYRYLDLRRPRMQRNLILRHQVTMAVRNFLDRHGFLEIETPMLTKSTPEGARDYLVPSRVSRGRFFALPQSPQLFKQLLMVSGFDRYFQVVRCFRDEDLRADRQPEFTQVDVEMSFVDQDDVMGMMEAMMAEVYEQVVGRRISLPIARMTWHQAMAEYGSDKPDLRFGMPLVDLTGAVKGSPFRVFAEAAAAGGLVKAVVAPGAATWSRKVLDELGEFVKGYGAKGLAWMAFEGNQGDQIRSPIAKFFSPEALGDLRSHLGAGPGDLALFVADKPGVVAAALGALRLELGKRLDLIDRTIDRFLWVTDFPMFEYSREEDRWVAMHHPFTSIRDEDLPLLEADPGAVRAVAYDLVQNGVELGGGSIRIHRRDVQERVFAALGLSPEEVREKFGFLLEAFEYGTPPHGGIAFGLDRMLMLMSGAETIRDVIAFPKTTSASDLLTGAPSPVSPRQLGELGLAVDKPE, encoded by the coding sequence GTGAGCGAGGCCATCAAGCGGACCAGCGGGTGCGGGGAGCTGTCGGCCGAGGACATCGGCCGGGAGGTGGCTCTGGCCGGCTGGGTCCACCGGCGCCGCGATCACGGCGGCCTGATCTTCATCGACCTCCGTGACCGCTCAGGGCTGGTCCAGCTGGTCTTCAACCCGGAGAAGAACCCGGAGGCCCACCGGACGGCCGATGGGCTGCGGTCTGAGTTCGTCGTCGCCGTCCGCGGGGCCGTCTCGCGGCGCGACCCCGAGCAGGTCAACCCGAAGCTGTCGACCGGCGAGGTCGAGGTCTTCCCGGCCGAGATCGAGATCCTCAACCCGTCCCTGACCCCGCCGATCTATGTGGCCGAGGCGGCCGACACCCCGGCCGTCGACGAGACCACCCGCCTGCGCTATCGCTACCTGGACCTGCGACGCCCCAGGATGCAGCGGAACCTGATCCTCCGCCACCAGGTGACGATGGCCGTCCGCAACTTCCTCGATCGCCACGGCTTCCTCGAGATCGAGACGCCGATGCTGACCAAGAGCACCCCCGAGGGGGCCCGAGACTACCTGGTCCCCAGCCGGGTCAGCCGGGGCCGGTTCTTCGCCCTGCCCCAGTCCCCGCAGCTCTTCAAGCAACTCCTGATGGTCTCTGGCTTCGACCGGTACTTCCAGGTCGTCCGCTGCTTCCGCGATGAGGACCTGCGGGCCGACCGCCAGCCCGAGTTCACTCAGGTCGACGTGGAGATGTCCTTCGTCGACCAGGATGACGTGATGGGGATGATGGAGGCGATGATGGCCGAGGTCTACGAGCAGGTGGTTGGCCGCCGCATCAGCCTGCCCATCGCCCGGATGACCTGGCATCAGGCCATGGCCGAATACGGTTCGGACAAGCCCGACCTGCGCTTCGGGATGCCGCTGGTCGACCTGACCGGGGCGGTCAAGGGTTCGCCCTTCCGCGTCTTCGCCGAAGCCGCGGCCGCCGGCGGCCTGGTCAAGGCGGTGGTCGCCCCGGGCGCCGCCACCTGGTCGCGGAAGGTCCTCGACGAACTGGGCGAGTTCGTCAAGGGCTACGGGGCCAAGGGGCTGGCCTGGATGGCCTTCGAGGGGAATCAGGGGGACCAGATCCGCTCGCCCATCGCCAAGTTCTTCAGTCCTGAAGCCCTGGGCGACCTGCGTTCCCACCTCGGCGCCGGCCCCGGCGACCTGGCTCTCTTCGTGGCCGACAAGCCGGGCGTGGTCGCCGCCGCCCTCGGAGCCCTGCGACTGGAGCTTGGGAAGCGTCTGGACCTCATCGATCGCACCATCGACCGTTTCCTCTGGGTGACCGACTTCCCGATGTTCGAGTACAGCCGGGAGGAGGACCGCTGGGTGGCGATGCACCACCCCTTCACCTCGATCCGAGACGAGGACCTGCCGCTCCTCGAAGCCGACCCCGGGGCCGTCCGGGCCGTGGCCTACGACCTCGTCCAGAACGGCGTCGAACTCGGCGGAGGGAGTATCCGGATCCACCGCCGGGACGTTCAGGAACGGGTCTTCGCCGCCCTCGGCCTGTCGCCCGAAGAGGTGCGCGAGAAGTTCGGCTTCCTCCTGGAAGCCTTCGAATACGGGACTCCGCCCCACGGGGGCATCGCCTTCGGCCTGGACCGGATGCTCATGCTGATGTCCGGGGCCGAGACCATCCGCGACGTCATCGCCTTCCCCAAAACGACCAGTGCCTCCGACCTCCTGACCGGGGCCCCGTCGCCGGTCTCCCCGAGGCAGCTGGGGGAATTGGGTTTGGCGGTCGACAAGCCGGAGTAG
- the hisS gene encoding histidine--tRNA ligase yields MLTTRPRGTLDYLPADMDRWHRVEGLVHHVCRLYGYQQIRTPVFEHSELFERTVGGATDIVEKEMYTFKDRGGRSLSLKPEGTAPAARAFLEDKLYAQSQPTKLYYVEPVFRYERPQAGRVRQHYQFGIEAFGSQNPALDAEIISLAVDYLGRLGVTGLEVTINSIGCPKCRPAYREKLVVYLQSKVELLCEDCRSRLERNPLRVLDCKNEACRPHLEAAPVASEHLCPECAEHFQAVHAYLAGYGIPFRINPRLVRGLDYYTKTVFEIIYPPLGAQSTVCGGGRYDGLIEVLGGDPTPGVGFGMGIERVLLTLEKQGVTPPSQAVLDVFVAAIGQAAAGQAMHVVHHLRAADIAADLDYLGRSLKAQFKYADRTGARWVAIIGDEELAAGQVTLRDLATRKQERVAAADLAARLASVKAEPTVGAVEGEGEAR; encoded by the coding sequence ATGCTGACCACGCGGCCGAGGGGGACACTCGACTACTTGCCGGCGGACATGGACCGTTGGCACCGCGTCGAGGGCCTCGTCCACCACGTCTGCCGCCTTTACGGCTACCAGCAAATCCGGACGCCCGTCTTCGAGCACAGTGAGCTGTTCGAGCGGACGGTGGGCGGAGCCACGGACATCGTCGAGAAGGAGATGTACACCTTCAAGGACCGCGGCGGCCGCAGCCTGAGCCTGAAGCCCGAAGGCACCGCCCCGGCCGCCCGGGCCTTCCTCGAGGACAAGCTCTATGCCCAGTCCCAACCGACCAAGCTCTACTACGTCGAGCCGGTCTTCCGCTACGAGCGGCCCCAGGCCGGGCGGGTGCGCCAGCACTACCAGTTTGGCATCGAGGCCTTCGGCTCACAGAACCCGGCCCTCGACGCGGAGATCATCTCCCTGGCCGTCGATTACCTGGGCCGGCTCGGTGTGACCGGCCTCGAGGTGACCATCAACAGCATCGGCTGTCCCAAGTGCCGTCCCGCCTACCGGGAGAAGCTCGTCGTTTACCTGCAATCAAAGGTCGAGCTCCTGTGCGAGGATTGCCGTTCACGGCTCGAGCGCAACCCACTGCGGGTCCTCGACTGCAAGAACGAGGCCTGCCGCCCGCACCTGGAGGCTGCGCCGGTGGCCTCCGAGCACCTCTGCCCGGAGTGCGCCGAGCATTTTCAGGCGGTCCACGCCTATCTGGCCGGCTACGGCATCCCCTTCCGGATCAACCCGCGGCTGGTCCGCGGCCTCGATTACTACACCAAGACCGTCTTCGAGATCATCTACCCGCCTCTGGGTGCTCAAAGCACGGTCTGCGGAGGAGGCCGATACGACGGCCTGATCGAGGTCCTCGGCGGCGACCCGACCCCGGGGGTCGGCTTCGGGATGGGCATCGAGCGGGTTCTCCTGACCCTCGAGAAGCAAGGCGTGACCCCGCCGTCCCAGGCCGTCCTGGACGTCTTCGTGGCCGCCATCGGCCAGGCCGCGGCGGGCCAGGCGATGCACGTCGTCCACCATCTGCGGGCGGCCGACATCGCCGCCGACCTCGATTACCTCGGCCGCAGCCTCAAGGCACAGTTCAAGTACGCCGACCGGACCGGGGCCCGCTGGGTGGCCATCATCGGCGACGAGGAGTTGGCCGCGGGCCAGGTGACCCTGCGCGATTTGGCCACCCGTAAGCAGGAGAGAGTGGCCGCCGCCGACTTGGCGGCGCGGTTGGCCTCGGTGAAGGCGGAGCCGACGGTCGGAGCCGTCGAAGGGGAGGGGGAGGCCAGGTGA
- a CDS encoding CPBP family intramembrane glutamic endopeptidase, producing the protein MAEDNGRNLLPLPRNPIARTPMSPSGPSGSSDESDSGSGGPGRQKPTASPHDFEARPHRSDAHRTRNPVHFILLLGLGALIAGALALGLFFISPSSIGLLREEYVGQEVLSFQRVVVDDPYLKIDVKDGQLVPTYRGPRVTGVVILGNGLYRLVPPPEQADVLSATLASGNLQDSFTAIYLPLTYQELEEMKDRSSAKPTDSPPSLERARTIVSDLKRELRLVGIFGVNREFQSGAESEAIQIFGDQFGRVRMYLGRQVTLNFPSSGLRFSFPNLYSGTGMFFLVYAQPKVLPISVLLLAVMVGFLGAMVYVLTVDSNPAYTHRSIIEREAELRDWPPRASLYAAGIISFYLILAALVGAYLPGRIIGTLADLVVAGFILRLFLRAKVTWKRLGLRREELTRSLLVGGAVGFLTVSAGALSFPAGLQHLSPLGLVRQFYWSFLVIGLARTVIFHAYLQTWLQNRHGRVRGLVATAFLVGILFSLPAALIRGTAILPALLENVVVVPAMTALNGFLFQRTGNVFGPALSRALVDFLPAFFRY; encoded by the coding sequence ATGGCCGAAGATAACGGCCGGAACCTCTTGCCCCTGCCCCGAAACCCCATCGCCCGGACGCCCATGTCGCCGTCCGGCCCGTCGGGATCGTCGGACGAATCCGACTCCGGGTCAGGCGGACCCGGCCGCCAGAAGCCGACTGCGTCGCCGCACGACTTCGAGGCCCGGCCGCATCGGAGCGATGCCCATCGGACCCGTAATCCGGTGCACTTCATCCTCCTCCTCGGCCTCGGCGCCCTCATCGCCGGCGCCCTCGCTCTGGGACTGTTCTTCATCAGCCCGTCCAGCATCGGGCTTCTCCGCGAGGAGTACGTCGGCCAGGAGGTCCTCTCCTTCCAGCGGGTCGTCGTCGACGACCCGTACCTGAAGATCGACGTCAAGGACGGGCAACTGGTGCCGACCTACCGTGGCCCGCGGGTGACCGGTGTGGTCATCCTGGGCAACGGCCTCTATCGGCTGGTCCCCCCGCCTGAACAGGCCGACGTCCTCTCGGCCACGCTGGCGTCGGGAAACCTGCAGGACTCGTTCACCGCTATTTACCTGCCCCTGACCTACCAGGAACTCGAAGAGATGAAGGACCGCTCGTCGGCCAAGCCGACCGATTCGCCGCCGTCCCTCGAACGGGCCAGGACCATCGTCTCCGACCTGAAGCGCGAACTCAGGCTGGTCGGGATCTTCGGGGTCAATCGTGAGTTCCAGTCGGGGGCCGAGTCCGAGGCCATCCAGATCTTCGGCGATCAATTCGGCCGGGTCCGGATGTACCTGGGGCGCCAGGTCACCCTGAACTTCCCCTCGTCCGGCCTCCGTTTCAGCTTCCCCAACCTGTACTCGGGCACGGGCATGTTCTTCCTGGTCTATGCCCAGCCTAAGGTCCTCCCCATCTCCGTGCTGCTGCTGGCGGTGATGGTCGGCTTCCTCGGGGCGATGGTCTACGTCCTGACCGTGGACTCCAATCCGGCCTACACCCATCGCTCGATCATCGAGCGTGAGGCGGAACTTCGCGACTGGCCGCCGCGGGCGTCCCTCTATGCCGCCGGGATCATTTCCTTCTACCTCATCCTGGCCGCGCTGGTCGGAGCCTACCTGCCCGGCCGGATCATCGGGACCCTGGCCGACCTCGTCGTGGCCGGGTTCATCCTCCGCCTCTTTCTGCGGGCCAAGGTCACCTGGAAGCGCCTCGGCCTGCGTCGCGAGGAACTGACCCGCAGCCTGCTGGTGGGCGGGGCGGTTGGGTTCCTGACGGTCAGCGCCGGGGCGCTCTCCTTCCCCGCCGGGCTGCAGCACCTCAGTCCCCTCGGGCTCGTCCGCCAGTTCTACTGGTCTTTCCTGGTGATCGGCCTGGCCCGAACGGTGATCTTCCACGCCTACTTGCAGACCTGGCTGCAGAACCGCCACGGACGGGTGCGCGGGCTCGTAGCCACTGCCTTTCTCGTCGGGATCCTCTTTTCCCTGCCGGCCGCCCTGATTCGCGGGACGGCCATCCTCCCGGCGCTCCTCGAGAACGTCGTCGTCGTCCCGGCGATGACCGCCCTTAACGGCTTTCTCTTCCAGCGGACCGGCAACGTCTTCGGGCCGGCCCTCTCCCGCGCCCTGGTCGATTTCCTCCCGGCCTTCTTCCGATACTAG
- a CDS encoding MBL fold metallo-hydrolase: MLIETMTVGPMMANCYIVAGEGASAAAVVDPGADARDILEAVRRLGLTVSVIINTHGHADHIAANGQVRQETGASLMVHRSEAAFLTQPTMNLSSWAGLSLFGPPADRLLEDGEEIRVGTLALTVLHTPGHTPGGICLVVRDDSTNPAGRPDACEGPVIFSGDTLFAGSVGRTDFPGGSFDDLIRSIKEKLLVFDDDTEVYPGHGPATTIGEERASNPFLM, encoded by the coding sequence ATGCTCATCGAGACTATGACCGTCGGGCCGATGATGGCCAATTGCTACATCGTCGCCGGGGAGGGCGCCTCGGCGGCCGCGGTCGTCGACCCCGGCGCCGACGCCCGTGACATCCTCGAGGCCGTGAGAAGGTTGGGGCTGACCGTCTCAGTGATCATCAACACCCACGGGCATGCCGACCACATCGCCGCCAACGGCCAGGTGAGGCAGGAGACCGGGGCCTCGCTGATGGTCCACCGGAGCGAGGCGGCTTTCCTGACCCAGCCGACGATGAACCTCTCGTCGTGGGCGGGCTTGTCGCTCTTCGGCCCACCGGCCGACCGGCTGCTCGAGGACGGCGAGGAGATCCGGGTCGGAACCCTGGCCCTGACCGTCCTGCACACGCCGGGCCACACCCCGGGCGGCATCTGCCTGGTCGTTCGGGACGACTCGACCAACCCGGCCGGTCGGCCGGACGCCTGTGAGGGGCCGGTCATCTTCAGCGGCGACACCCTCTTCGCCGGCTCGGTCGGACGGACGGATTTCCCCGGGGGTTCCTTCGACGACCTGATCAGATCGATCAAGGAGAAGCTCCTCGTCTTCGATGACGACACCGAGGTCTACCCGGGCCACGGCCCGGCGACGACGATCGGTGAGGAGAGGGCGTCGAACCCGTTCCTGATGTGA
- the dtd gene encoding D-aminoacyl-tRNA deacylase, translated as MRAVIQRAKSGRVTVGGREIGRIGRGLVVLVGVGPEDEAKAAAYMADKTANLRIFEDEEGKMNLSLLEVKGEVLAISQFTLFGDVRNGRRPGFSAAARPEKAEPLYRAYVEALRAMGIIVATGEFGAEMLVEIENDGPVTILVDSDRLF; from the coding sequence GTGAGAGCGGTAATCCAACGGGCCAAGTCGGGCCGGGTCACCGTGGGCGGGCGCGAGATCGGGCGGATCGGGCGGGGTCTTGTCGTGCTCGTCGGGGTCGGGCCGGAAGACGAGGCCAAGGCCGCCGCCTACATGGCCGATAAGACCGCCAACCTGCGAATCTTCGAGGACGAGGAGGGCAAGATGAACCTCTCCCTGCTCGAAGTGAAGGGCGAGGTCCTGGCCATCTCCCAGTTCACCCTGTTCGGGGACGTCCGCAACGGCCGGCGCCCCGGCTTTTCCGCCGCGGCCCGGCCTGAGAAGGCCGAACCGCTGTACCGGGCCTACGTCGAGGCCCTCCGGGCGATGGGGATCATCGTCGCCACCGGTGAGTTCGGCGCCGAGATGCTGGTGGAGATAGAGAACGATGGGCCGGTCACCATCCTGGTGGACAGCGACCGGCTCTTCTAG
- a CDS encoding bifunctional (p)ppGpp synthetase/guanosine-3',5'-bis(diphosphate) 3'-pyrophosphohydrolase — protein sequence MTLEELKTKVQGYNSQADLKLLEEAYAFAKKAHQGQFRVSGEPFVEHPLAVAAILAELQLDVVTLAAGLLHDVVEDTGVSLAELQAKFGPEIAQLVDGVTKLSKIELRSHEEEQIQNLRKMFLAIDRDIRVLMIRLADRLHNMRTLKHLPPERQKATAHETLEIFAPLAHRLGIFQIKTELEDLALRYLEPEVYHDLAQKVQKKRIEREDYISRFIGILTEKLSAAGVKADIQGRAKHFYSIYRKMYVQGRDFGEIYDLIAVRVLVESDQDCYSALGIIHTMWKPIPGRFKDFIAVPKNNMYQSLHTTVIGPEGEPVEIQIRTWDMHRTAEYGIAAHWRYKEGGRADAEFEDKLALLRERLEGQRQLTDPQEFMEGLKSDLFADEVFVFTPKGDVIELPAGAGPLDFAYQIHTDVGHRCIGAKVSGKIVPLTYKLKNGDIVEILTAKQGAGPSEDWLDMVVATGAKNKIRQWFKRERRDEYVVRGRDQVEKEIERLGLQRSDLLKDEWLDPVLQKFGYTGEDDLWAGVGYGGITPQYVVGKLREQYDQEKKAKPIVDLAELGFPTTAPVRKPKPTMGVRVKGEDNVLVRFSRCCNPIPGDLIVGYITRGRGVSIHRADCPNVTHYSDEKERLIEVGWDTEQPSTFAVEVEITGVDRPGLMADILNSIADTRTNILAANARADRNRVGIIDLVLEIRNLDQLRYVFQRLARVRDVFSVSRVVRDKPK from the coding sequence ATGACGCTCGAAGAGCTGAAGACCAAGGTCCAGGGTTACAACTCACAAGCCGACCTGAAGCTCCTGGAAGAGGCCTACGCCTTTGCGAAGAAGGCCCACCAGGGGCAATTTCGCGTTTCCGGAGAGCCCTTCGTCGAGCATCCCCTGGCCGTCGCGGCCATCTTGGCCGAGCTCCAACTCGACGTTGTCACCCTGGCCGCCGGCCTCCTCCACGATGTCGTCGAGGATACCGGCGTTTCCCTTGCCGAGTTGCAGGCCAAGTTCGGCCCGGAGATCGCCCAACTCGTCGATGGGGTCACCAAGCTCAGCAAGATCGAGCTCCGCTCGCACGAGGAGGAGCAGATCCAGAACCTTCGCAAGATGTTCCTGGCTATCGACCGGGACATCCGGGTCCTGATGATCCGCCTGGCCGACCGCCTCCACAACATGCGGACCCTGAAGCACCTGCCGCCCGAGCGGCAGAAGGCGACCGCCCACGAGACCCTGGAGATCTTCGCCCCGCTGGCCCATCGGCTGGGGATCTTCCAGATCAAGACCGAGCTCGAGGACCTCGCCCTGCGCTACCTGGAGCCGGAAGTCTACCACGACCTGGCCCAGAAGGTCCAGAAGAAGCGGATCGAGCGCGAGGATTATATCAGCCGGTTCATCGGCATCCTCACCGAGAAGCTGTCGGCCGCCGGCGTCAAGGCCGACATCCAGGGCCGGGCCAAGCACTTCTACAGCATCTACCGGAAAATGTACGTCCAGGGGCGCGACTTCGGCGAGATCTACGACCTGATCGCCGTCCGCGTCCTGGTCGAGTCGGACCAGGATTGCTACTCGGCCCTGGGGATCATCCACACGATGTGGAAGCCCATCCCGGGCCGGTTCAAAGACTTTATCGCCGTCCCCAAGAACAACATGTACCAGTCGCTGCACACGACGGTCATCGGCCCCGAGGGCGAGCCGGTGGAGATCCAGATCAGAACCTGGGACATGCACCGGACGGCCGAGTATGGGATCGCCGCCCACTGGCGCTACAAGGAAGGCGGCCGGGCCGACGCCGAGTTCGAGGACAAGCTGGCCTTGCTCCGCGAGCGCCTGGAGGGCCAGCGTCAGCTGACCGATCCCCAGGAGTTCATGGAAGGGTTGAAGTCCGACCTCTTCGCCGACGAGGTCTTCGTCTTCACCCCCAAGGGCGACGTCATCGAGCTGCCGGCCGGGGCCGGACCGCTCGATTTCGCTTATCAGATTCATACCGACGTCGGGCATCGCTGCATCGGCGCGAAAGTCAGCGGGAAGATCGTCCCCCTGACCTATAAGCTGAAGAACGGCGACATCGTCGAGATCCTCACCGCCAAGCAGGGAGCCGGGCCCAGCGAAGACTGGCTTGACATGGTCGTCGCCACGGGCGCCAAGAATAAGATCCGCCAGTGGTTCAAGCGCGAGCGCCGCGACGAGTACGTGGTTCGCGGCCGGGACCAGGTGGAGAAGGAGATCGAGCGGCTCGGCCTGCAGCGGTCTGACCTGCTCAAGGACGAATGGCTGGACCCCGTCCTGCAGAAGTTCGGGTACACCGGTGAGGATGACCTGTGGGCGGGCGTGGGCTACGGCGGGATCACCCCGCAGTATGTGGTTGGAAAGCTGAGGGAACAGTACGACCAGGAAAAGAAGGCCAAGCCCATCGTCGACTTGGCGGAGCTGGGGTTTCCGACCACGGCCCCGGTCCGCAAGCCGAAGCCGACGATGGGGGTCAGGGTCAAGGGTGAGGACAACGTCCTCGTCCGTTTCTCCCGTTGCTGCAACCCCATTCCGGGCGACCTGATCGTCGGCTACATCACCCGCGGGCGGGGCGTTTCCATCCACCGGGCGGACTGCCCCAACGTCACCCACTACTCCGACGAGAAGGAACGGTTGATCGAGGTGGGGTGGGATACCGAGCAGCCGTCGACCTTCGCCGTCGAGGTCGAGATCACCGGGGTCGACCGGCCGGGGCTGATGGCCGACATCCTCAACTCCATCGCCGACACCCGGACCAACATCCTGGCCGCCAACGCCAGGGCCGACCGCAACCGGGTCGGCATCATCGACCTCGTCCTGGAGATACGCAACCTCGACCAATTGCGTTACGTCTTCCAGCGCCTGGCCAGGGTCCGCGACGTCTTCAGCGTGTCGCGGGTCGTCCGTGACAAGCCCAAGTGA
- a CDS encoding adenine phosphoribosyltransferase encodes MTPIDAEALKKLIRIVPDFPKKGISFKDITTLVKDGKAWHQSIKALADACRPAKPDVVVGPEARGFIIGAALAYELGVGFVPVRKAGKLPGATYKGEYALEYGRDTLEVHLDAIQPGERVLVVDDLLATGGTISASVDLVKQLDGNIVGLAFLIELTDLRGRAKFPGFDVVSLIQYPV; translated from the coding sequence ATGACGCCGATCGACGCCGAAGCCCTCAAGAAGCTGATCCGGATCGTTCCCGACTTCCCGAAGAAGGGCATTAGTTTCAAGGACATCACCACCCTGGTCAAGGACGGCAAGGCCTGGCACCAGTCGATCAAGGCCCTGGCGGACGCCTGCCGGCCGGCCAAGCCCGACGTGGTCGTCGGCCCGGAAGCCCGCGGCTTCATCATCGGCGCGGCCCTGGCCTATGAGTTGGGGGTCGGCTTCGTGCCGGTGCGCAAGGCCGGCAAGCTGCCCGGAGCGACTTACAAGGGTGAATACGCCCTCGAATACGGCCGGGACACCCTGGAGGTTCATCTCGACGCCATTCAGCCGGGGGAGCGGGTCCTCGTCGTCGATGACCTGCTGGCCACGGGGGGCACTATCTCCGCCAGCGTCGACCTGGTCAAGCAACTCGACGGAAACATCGTCGGGCTGGCTTTCCTGATCGAACTGACCGACCTCCGGGGACGGGCCAAGTTCCCGGGCTTTGACGTCGTAAGCTTGATCCAGTATCCCGTTTGA